One Streptomyces sp. P9-A2 DNA window includes the following coding sequences:
- a CDS encoding biotin--[acetyl-CoA-carboxylase] ligase, protein MTKPPDDDDPTGPALPPAPGRWTDLDRPPLNAVGLRRGLVRDGGLWRQIDVVQRTGSTNSDLVARAEKGTADEGSVLVAEEQTAARGRLDRQWTAPARSGLFFSVLLRPVEVPVARWGWLPLLTGVAVATGLSRTAGIDTALKWPNDLLVTVGGEERKAAGILAERAGDGGVVIGVGVNVSLRADELPVPTAGSLALAGAVTTDRDPLLRGVLRSLEDWYGRWRTAGGDPAASGLQETYTAGCATLGRAVRAELPGDRVLVGEAVAVDGDGRLVLATEEGVQEPVGAGDIVHVRPVVP, encoded by the coding sequence ATGACGAAGCCACCGGATGACGATGACCCGACCGGCCCGGCCCTCCCGCCGGCCCCGGGACGCTGGACCGACCTCGACCGCCCGCCGCTGAACGCCGTCGGCCTGCGCAGGGGCCTGGTGCGCGACGGCGGGCTGTGGCGGCAGATCGACGTGGTGCAGCGCACCGGTTCCACCAACTCCGACCTGGTGGCCCGTGCCGAGAAGGGGACGGCCGACGAGGGGTCCGTGCTCGTCGCGGAGGAGCAGACCGCCGCGCGGGGCCGCCTGGACCGGCAGTGGACGGCCCCGGCCCGCTCCGGCCTCTTCTTCTCCGTCCTGCTCAGGCCCGTCGAGGTGCCGGTGGCCCGCTGGGGCTGGCTGCCGTTGCTCACAGGCGTCGCGGTGGCCACCGGACTGTCCCGGACGGCGGGCATCGACACGGCCCTGAAGTGGCCCAACGACCTCCTCGTCACCGTCGGCGGCGAGGAGCGCAAGGCCGCCGGAATCCTCGCGGAGCGGGCCGGGGACGGCGGGGTGGTGATCGGCGTCGGAGTCAATGTCAGCCTGCGCGCCGACGAACTGCCGGTGCCCACCGCCGGGTCCCTGGCACTGGCGGGCGCGGTGACCACGGACCGGGACCCCCTGCTGCGGGGCGTGCTGCGGTCGCTGGAGGACTGGTACGGGCGCTGGCGGACGGCAGGCGGCGACCCGGCCGCGAGCGGCCTGCAGGAGACGTACACGGCGGGGTGCGCGACCCTCGGGCGGGCGGTGCGGGCCGAGCTGCCGGGCGACCGGGTGCTGGTGGGCGAGGCGGTCGCCGTCGACGGGGACGGGCGCCTGGTGCTGGCCACGGAGGAGGGGGTCCAGGAACCGGTGGGGGCGGGCGACATCGTGCACGTACGCCCCGTCGTCCCGTAG
- a CDS encoding adenylate/guanylate cyclase domain-containing protein produces the protein MTVDDSGSGTEAQGRAEPSPSSASRKQRERGDDSRPADNGEDPLALRLEQLILGAERRYTPFQAARSASVTVEMATRFWRAMGFADVGQAKALTEADVLALRRLAGLVEAGLLSEAMAVQVARSTGQTTARLAEWQIDSFLEGLTEPPELGMTRTEVTYPIIELLLPELEEFLVYVWRRQLAASAGRVLQAADDEEMVDRRLAVAFADLVGFTRLTRRMEEEELGELVEAFETTAADLVAARGGRLIKTLGDEVLYAADDAGTAAEIALRLIETMANDETMPELRVGMAFGTVTTRMGDVFGTTVNLASRLTSIAPRDAVLIDTAFAEELIRTGDAPASEAAAAEAAAAAEKEGEEPPTYRFGLQPMWQRPVRGLGVVEPWLLTRRDSP, from the coding sequence GTGACCGTCGACGACTCGGGCTCCGGAACGGAAGCGCAGGGCCGCGCGGAGCCTTCGCCATCCTCGGCCTCGCGCAAGCAGCGCGAGCGGGGGGACGACTCCCGTCCCGCCGACAACGGCGAGGACCCGCTCGCTCTGCGTCTCGAACAGCTCATCCTGGGTGCCGAGCGCCGTTACACCCCCTTCCAGGCGGCCCGCAGTGCCAGCGTCACCGTGGAAATGGCCACGCGCTTCTGGCGGGCCATGGGGTTCGCCGACGTCGGACAGGCCAAGGCATTGACCGAGGCCGACGTCCTGGCCCTGCGCCGGCTGGCCGGTCTGGTGGAGGCGGGGCTGCTGAGCGAGGCCATGGCCGTGCAGGTGGCGCGGTCCACGGGACAGACCACCGCGCGACTGGCCGAGTGGCAGATCGACTCCTTCCTGGAAGGGCTGACCGAGCCGCCCGAGCTGGGCATGACCCGCACCGAGGTCACGTATCCCATCATCGAGCTGCTCCTGCCCGAGCTGGAGGAGTTCCTCGTCTACGTCTGGCGGCGGCAGCTCGCCGCCTCGGCCGGGCGGGTGCTCCAGGCCGCCGACGACGAGGAGATGGTGGACCGGCGGCTCGCCGTCGCGTTCGCCGACCTCGTCGGGTTCACGCGGCTGACCCGGCGGATGGAGGAGGAGGAGCTCGGCGAACTCGTCGAGGCCTTCGAGACGACCGCCGCCGACCTCGTGGCCGCGCGCGGCGGGCGGCTCATCAAGACCCTCGGTGACGAGGTGCTCTACGCCGCCGACGACGCGGGAACGGCCGCGGAGATCGCCCTGCGGCTGATCGAGACCATGGCGAACGACGAGACGATGCCGGAACTCCGGGTCGGCATGGCCTTCGGCACCGTCACCACCCGGATGGGCGATGTCTTCGGGACGACGGTGAACCTGGCCTCCCGGCTCACCTCGATAGCTCCTCGGGACGCCGTACTCATCGACACCGCCTTCGCCGAGGAACTGATCCGCACCGGTGACGCGCCCGCCTCCGAGGCCGCCGCTGCCGAGGCGGCGGCCGCGGCGGAGAAGGAGGGCGAGGAGCCGCCGACGTACCGCTTCGGGCTGCAGCCGATGTGGCAGCGGCCCGTGCGTGGCCTGGGCGTGGTGGAGCCGTGGCTGCTCACGCGCCGGGACAGTCCCTAG